One Corynebacterium tuberculostearicum DNA window includes the following coding sequences:
- a CDS encoding alpha/beta-hydrolase family protein, translating to MAGVGGEARRVEARIADIVSHLDLWGIIGAAALFTLGLTPSILPRDWLYQGLVSGIAAGLGYTLGIALKLVWYRLVVRYVAPRHAWLDATTWPARRYRLVSRIATAAFVVWMIGFAVFAVRWQRQLADALSAPAPTIASYVLVVPLALAVFTAFLFILRVLRFCVRWLSSHFPQRFRAAYRVVGAVLIVALVGTYTVENLIPGAIVGVGERIFTAQNAEPDPATQRPTSAERSGSPDSRVDWNGVGLQGSRFLSSGAHRAELEEVTGKPAKEPIRAYAGLGNRASNEERAQLLIDELERTHAQDRKALLLIMTTGTGWVSSYSAQAFELLYGGDTAIAAAQYSAMPSALHFLSGGGQVERAGQEFINPIVDWWNGLPEDKRPKLYLYGESLGTTGIEAAFSGVRDIANSVDGILLTGPPHFNRLRTQFVERRDPGSSEISPEYAGGLVVRFANDDAQVRQWGTVPEEEWGRTRMLYIQHPSDPVAWWSPQMAFKEPDWMRERTPYSAERVMQWMPIISSLQVAADLPGAKDVPDGRGHNYGASVLDGFAAIAGPDVAGAIDPDELQREFAALDVGIY from the coding sequence ATGGCTGGAGTTGGGGGAGAAGCTCGAAGGGTAGAAGCCCGCATCGCCGATATTGTCAGCCACCTTGACCTGTGGGGCATTATCGGCGCCGCAGCGCTTTTTACCCTGGGGCTTACCCCATCCATTCTGCCGCGCGATTGGCTCTACCAAGGGCTCGTCTCCGGCATCGCCGCTGGGCTTGGCTATACGCTGGGCATCGCCCTCAAGCTCGTGTGGTACCGGCTGGTGGTGCGCTATGTGGCGCCCCGGCATGCCTGGCTCGATGCCACCACGTGGCCAGCTCGGCGCTACCGCCTCGTCTCCCGCATCGCCACCGCCGCTTTTGTGGTGTGGATGATAGGTTTTGCGGTCTTTGCCGTGCGGTGGCAACGCCAACTCGCAGATGCCCTGTCCGCACCGGCGCCCACCATTGCCAGCTATGTGCTGGTGGTTCCGTTGGCACTTGCGGTATTTACCGCCTTCCTTTTCATCCTGCGCGTGCTGCGCTTTTGCGTGCGCTGGCTTTCCAGCCACTTCCCCCAGCGCTTCCGCGCCGCCTACCGCGTTGTGGGTGCGGTACTCATCGTGGCCTTGGTGGGCACGTATACCGTGGAAAACCTCATCCCCGGCGCCATTGTGGGCGTGGGCGAGAGGATCTTTACCGCCCAAAACGCCGAACCCGATCCCGCAACGCAGCGTCCCACGTCTGCTGAGCGCAGTGGCTCCCCAGACTCCCGCGTGGACTGGAATGGGGTGGGACTGCAAGGCTCGCGTTTCCTCTCCTCCGGTGCGCACCGCGCGGAATTGGAAGAGGTTACCGGAAAGCCCGCTAAAGAACCCATTCGCGCCTATGCCGGCCTGGGCAATCGCGCCTCCAATGAGGAGCGAGCGCAGCTGCTTATCGACGAACTCGAGCGCACCCACGCCCAAGACCGCAAGGCCCTGCTTCTCATTATGACTACCGGAACGGGATGGGTGTCGTCCTATTCCGCCCAGGCCTTCGAGCTGCTCTACGGCGGCGACACCGCCATCGCGGCCGCCCAATACTCCGCCATGCCCTCGGCCCTGCATTTCCTGTCCGGCGGTGGTCAGGTAGAACGCGCCGGGCAGGAGTTCATCAACCCCATCGTGGACTGGTGGAACGGCCTGCCGGAGGACAAGCGCCCGAAGCTCTACCTGTACGGCGAATCCTTAGGCACCACGGGCATTGAAGCGGCCTTTTCCGGGGTGCGCGATATCGCCAATTCCGTCGACGGCATCCTATTGACTGGGCCGCCGCACTTTAATCGCTTGCGCACTCAGTTTGTGGAGCGCCGCGACCCTGGCTCTTCTGAAATTTCCCCTGAATACGCCGGCGGCCTCGTCGTGCGCTTTGCCAACGATGACGCGCAGGTGCGCCAATGGGGCACGGTGCCAGAAGAGGAGTGGGGGCGCACCCGCATGCTTTATATCCAACACCCCTCGGACCCGGTGGCCTGGTGGTCGCCACAGATGGCTTTTAAGGAGCCGGATTGGATGCGCGAGCGGACCCCGTACTCTGCCGAGCGCGTGATGCAGTGGATGCCCATCATCTCGTCCCTCCAAGTAGCCGCCGATCTGCCCGGCGCAAAGGACGTACCCGATGGTCGCGGTCATAACTACGGGGCATCTGTGCTCGACGGCTTTGCCGCCATCGCTGGTCCGGACGTGGCGGGAGCCATTGACCCCGATGAGCTGCAGCGCGAATTTGCCGCGCTCGACGTCGGCATCTACTAG
- a CDS encoding ABC-F family ATP-binding cassette domain-containing protein — protein MANLINLEQVSKTYGLKTLLDGVSLGVQSGDRIGIVGVNGGGKTTLLEVLTGIEPPDAGRVSHTSDLRMAVVTQRFDLPDELTIAQVIIEPLELETYEWASNAKVRDVLGGLGIVDLGLDTPVGSLSGGERRRVNLAAALVQDLDLVVLDEPTNHLDVEGVQWLADHLLKRNLAVVVVTHDRWFLDTVATWTWEVHDGVVDTYEGGYNDWTFARAERARQADAMEQRRKNLARKELAWLRRGAPARTSKPRYRIEAAEALISDVPEPRNKVELMAFSKQRQGRVVIELEDATVKSPDGRTLVDHLTWRLAPGERIGLVGVNGSGKTTLLRTLAGEYELAAGKRIEGQTVRLGWLRQELDDLDPQRRLIDAVEDVATYVQLGKKELSASQLAERLGFSAKRQRTPVGDLSGGERRRLQLTRVLMAEPNVLLLDEPTNDLDIDTLQELESLLDSWPGTLVVISHDRYLIERIADNTYALFGDGKLTNLPGGIDEYLRKRAALEAQQSSGVLNLGEKKADSAAPKPEKKLSSQQEREITKRMNALERKMQKLEKAAAQINEKMATAAEKVDTQALTELDGELKENRSAYEELEMEWLELGEKLEG, from the coding sequence ATGGCAAACCTGATTAACCTCGAGCAAGTCAGCAAAACTTATGGATTAAAAACCCTCCTAGACGGGGTATCCCTAGGTGTGCAAAGCGGCGATCGCATCGGCATCGTCGGCGTTAATGGCGGTGGCAAAACCACCCTGCTGGAGGTGCTCACCGGCATCGAGCCACCCGACGCCGGCCGTGTATCCCATACCTCTGATTTGCGCATGGCTGTGGTTACGCAGCGCTTTGACCTGCCCGATGAGCTGACCATCGCGCAAGTGATCATCGAGCCGCTGGAATTGGAGACCTATGAGTGGGCCTCCAATGCCAAGGTGCGCGATGTCTTGGGCGGACTGGGCATCGTAGATCTTGGGCTCGATACTCCGGTGGGTTCGCTCTCCGGTGGCGAGCGCCGCCGCGTGAACCTGGCCGCCGCGCTGGTGCAAGATTTGGACCTCGTGGTGCTCGATGAGCCAACCAACCACCTCGACGTGGAAGGCGTGCAGTGGCTCGCAGACCACCTGCTCAAGCGCAACCTGGCCGTGGTCGTGGTTACTCACGATCGCTGGTTCCTCGATACCGTGGCTACGTGGACCTGGGAGGTGCACGATGGCGTAGTCGATACCTACGAGGGCGGCTACAACGATTGGACCTTTGCCCGCGCCGAGCGTGCCCGCCAGGCCGATGCCATGGAACAGCGCCGCAAGAACCTCGCCCGCAAGGAGCTGGCCTGGCTGCGCCGCGGCGCTCCGGCGCGTACCTCTAAGCCGCGCTACCGCATCGAGGCTGCCGAGGCGCTGATCTCTGACGTCCCGGAGCCGCGCAATAAGGTCGAGCTCATGGCCTTTTCTAAGCAGCGCCAAGGCCGCGTGGTCATCGAACTTGAGGATGCCACCGTGAAGTCCCCAGACGGCCGCACCTTGGTGGATCACCTCACCTGGCGCCTAGCCCCCGGCGAGCGCATTGGTTTAGTAGGTGTTAATGGTTCCGGCAAAACTACGCTCCTGCGCACCCTAGCCGGCGAATACGAGCTGGCGGCCGGCAAGCGCATCGAGGGTCAAACCGTGCGCCTTGGCTGGTTGCGCCAAGAGCTCGATGATTTGGATCCGCAGCGTCGGCTTATCGACGCCGTTGAGGATGTCGCCACCTACGTTCAGCTCGGCAAAAAGGAGCTTTCCGCCTCCCAGCTGGCCGAACGCCTAGGATTTTCCGCCAAGCGTCAGCGCACCCCGGTAGGCGACCTTTCCGGCGGCGAGCGCCGCCGCTTGCAGCTCACCCGCGTACTGATGGCCGAGCCCAATGTGTTGCTGCTGGACGAGCCCACCAACGATCTCGACATCGACACCCTGCAGGAGCTGGAGTCCCTCCTGGACTCTTGGCCGGGCACCCTAGTGGTCATTTCCCACGATCGCTACCTCATTGAGCGAATCGCGGATAACACTTACGCGCTCTTTGGCGATGGCAAGCTCACCAACCTTCCTGGCGGCATCGACGAGTACCTGCGCAAGCGCGCCGCACTTGAGGCCCAGCAGAGCTCCGGTGTGCTCAACCTGGGAGAAAAGAAGGCAGATAGCGCTGCACCGAAGCCAGAAAAGAAGCTCTCGTCCCAGCAAGAGCGCGAAATCACCAAGAGGATGAACGCGCTCGAGCGCAAGATGCAGAAGCTGGAAAAGGCGGCCGCGCAGATCAATGAGAAGATGGCCACCGCTGCGGAAAAGGTTGATACCCAGGCCTTGACCGAATTGGATGGAGAGCTAAAGGAAAACCGCAGCGCCTACGAGGAATTGGAGATGGAATGGCTGGAGTTGGGGGAGAAGCTCGAAGGGTAG